In Deinococcus sp. QL22, the following are encoded in one genomic region:
- a CDS encoding class I SAM-dependent methyltransferase — protein MTANHPAEVAAHYATEQHLRTRIETHRRYTVGPDLEASLDELLRLNGQEALLDVGTGPGEFPGRLRAQGHRGRLVGVDLSAGMVEQASAHQPGVEFVQASADALPFADATFDVVTARHMLYHVPNVAAVLTEFRRVLKPGGRFLAVTNASTYLSELWAAVAEAALSEPSLEAVRASRGSFAAAFSELNGEALVQDTFGHIGVSFSHSALVFPDAQPVLDYLASLPSWHNLSGPEQERGRAALGQVLRPLLQDSGWRVSKTLVFLRASK, from the coding sequence ATGACCGCCAACCATCCCGCCGAAGTTGCCGCCCACTACGCCACCGAACAGCATTTACGAACCCGGATCGAGACCCATCGGCGTTACACCGTCGGCCCCGATCTGGAAGCCAGCTTGGATGAATTGCTGCGGCTGAATGGGCAAGAAGCCTTGCTGGACGTGGGCACGGGGCCGGGGGAGTTTCCGGGAAGGTTGCGGGCGCAGGGGCATCGAGGCCGACTGGTAGGCGTGGATTTGTCGGCGGGCATGGTGGAACAGGCCAGCGCCCATCAGCCCGGTGTGGAATTCGTGCAGGCCAGCGCCGATGCGTTGCCCTTTGCTGACGCCACGTTTGATGTGGTCACGGCCCGCCACATGCTCTACCACGTGCCGAATGTGGCCGCTGTCCTGACAGAATTCCGGCGCGTGCTGAAGCCGGGTGGCCGCTTTCTGGCTGTCACCAACGCCAGCACCTACCTATCCGAATTGTGGGCGGCGGTGGCCGAAGCGGCCCTGTCCGAACCGTCGCTGGAGGCAGTGCGGGCCAGTCGGGGCAGTTTCGCGGCGGCCTTTTCGGAACTGAACGGGGAAGCGTTGGTACAGGATACGTTCGGCCATATCGGAGTCAGTTTTTCGCACAGTGCGCTGGTGTTTCCAGACGCTCAACCTGTGCTGGATTACTTGGCCTCGCTTCCGTCATGGCACAACCTATCCGGGCCCGAGCAGGAGCGCGGGCGGGCGGCACTGGGCCAGGTGCTGCGGCCCCTGCTGCAAGATAGCGGCTGGCGAGTGTCTAAAACGTTGGTGTTTCTGCGTGCCAGCAAATAG
- the sdaAA gene encoding L-serine ammonia-lyase, iron-sulfur-dependent, subunit alpha yields MLTLTDLMNAPAPASGWVLAQDCEETGLDPADIRAEMARRIGEMRASIERGLSSDAKSITGMVGWNAKGLWDAPDALNAPLIRRVQAYAMAVNEENARMGRIVAAPTAGSAGTIPGALLGVADHLGIPDERLVDPMILAAGVGKAISKRMFISGAAGGCQAEIGSSAAMAAAAVTELLGGSPRACIHAASLALMNTIGLVCDPVGGYVEVPCVSRNAFFAVHAVSAAQLALAQLESFIPPDEVVGAMAQVGRMMPAQLRETAEGGLAQTPTGLAVTARMEGRQPDEGGGMIELPMA; encoded by the coding sequence ATGCTGACCCTCACCGACCTGATGAACGCCCCGGCCCCCGCTTCCGGCTGGGTTTTGGCGCAAGACTGCGAGGAAACGGGGCTTGACCCGGCTGATATTCGTGCCGAAATGGCCCGGCGAATTGGCGAAATGCGGGCCAGCATAGAGCGGGGGCTGAGCAGCGACGCCAAAAGCATTACGGGCATGGTGGGCTGGAATGCCAAGGGGCTGTGGGACGCACCCGACGCCCTGAACGCCCCGCTGATTCGCCGGGTGCAGGCCTACGCGATGGCCGTGAACGAGGAAAACGCCCGCATGGGCCGCATCGTCGCCGCCCCCACCGCCGGAAGTGCCGGAACCATTCCCGGTGCTTTGCTGGGCGTGGCCGACCATCTGGGCATTCCCGATGAACGGTTGGTAGACCCCATGATTCTGGCAGCAGGCGTGGGCAAAGCCATCAGTAAACGCATGTTCATTTCGGGTGCGGCGGGTGGGTGTCAGGCCGAAATCGGCTCCAGTGCGGCAATGGCAGCGGCGGCAGTGACCGAACTCTTGGGCGGCAGTCCCCGCGCCTGCATCCACGCGGCCAGCCTCGCCCTGATGAATACCATCGGCCTCGTATGCGACCCGGTAGGTGGCTATGTAGAAGTGCCCTGCGTGAGCCGGAATGCCTTTTTTGCCGTTCACGCCGTCAGTGCGGCGCAGTTGGCGTTGGCGCAACTGGAATCCTTCATTCCGCCCGATGAAGTGGTGGGTGCGATGGCCCAAGTTGGCCGAATGATGCCCGCCCAACTGCGCGAAACGGCGGAAGGTGGCCTGGCCCAGACGCCCACTGGGTTGGCCGTAACTGCCCGAATGGAAGGCCGCCAACCTGACGAGGGCGGCGGCATGATCGAACTCCCGATGGCATAG
- the meaB gene encoding methylmalonyl Co-A mutase-associated GTPase MeaB, whose amino-acid sequence MPPAAHPLTAPLLAGNRRALAQAITLAESTRPEHEAQAQQLLAEVAEQAKQTVRVGLTGVPGVGKSTFIEALGVQLADAGHRVAVLAVDPSSARTGGSIMGDKTRMPRLTVHPNAFIRPSPSGGTLGGVTRRTREALLLCEAAGYGVVLVETVGVGQSETQVAAMTDLFVLLTLPNAGDELQGIKRGIMELADVCVVNKADTDPKAANRAQSELTAALSLLTPHSAVWQPRVVQASALTGAGVDSVWEAVQAYTSTVDIAAKRRTQTASWFDDLLREVAWRNFLRQTDGAALARLRAEVLGGKLTPVQGVRSLRPPETGPE is encoded by the coding sequence ATGCCGCCCGCCGCCCATCCCCTGACCGCGCCCTTGTTGGCTGGAAATCGGCGGGCGTTGGCACAGGCTATTACGCTGGCCGAAAGCACGCGCCCCGAGCACGAGGCGCAGGCGCAACAGCTTTTGGCCGAGGTCGCAGAGCAGGCCAAACAGACCGTGCGCGTGGGTCTGACCGGGGTGCCGGGCGTGGGCAAAAGCACCTTTATAGAGGCGCTGGGCGTGCAACTGGCCGATGCGGGCCACCGGGTCGCCGTGCTGGCCGTAGACCCCAGCAGCGCCCGTACGGGCGGGAGCATCATGGGCGACAAGACCCGGATGCCGCGCCTGACGGTGCATCCGAATGCCTTTATTCGGCCAAGCCCCAGCGGGGGCACATTGGGCGGGGTGACGCGGCGCACGCGGGAAGCCCTGCTGCTGTGCGAGGCGGCGGGCTACGGCGTGGTACTCGTGGAAACGGTGGGCGTGGGCCAATCCGAGACGCAGGTGGCCGCCATGACCGACCTGTTCGTGCTGCTAACCCTACCCAATGCCGGGGATGAATTGCAGGGCATCAAACGCGGAATTATGGAACTGGCCGACGTGTGCGTGGTGAACAAGGCCGACACAGACCCGAAGGCCGCCAACCGCGCCCAGTCGGAATTGACGGCGGCCCTGAGTCTGCTGACGCCCCACAGCGCCGTATGGCAACCCCGCGTCGTGCAGGCCTCGGCACTGACTGGAGCAGGCGTGGACAGCGTGTGGGAAGCGGTGCAGGCCTACACGTCTACGGTAGACATTGCCGCCAAACGCCGCACCCAGACCGCTTCATGGTTTGACGACCTGCTGCGCGAAGTGGCGTGGCGCAACTTTTTGAGGCAGACGGACGGCGCAGCGCTGGCACGGTTGCGGGCCGAAGTCTTGGGCGGAAAGCTGACGCCTGTACAGGGTGTCAGAAGTCTGCGTCCTCCAGAAACCGGCCCAGAATAA
- a CDS encoding adenylyltransferase/cytidyltransferase family protein — MSADGPRVISKVNAGVPAVFVGRFQPPHAAHVATIVQALGQAPRVLVLVGSANLARSIRNPFSAPERAQMLRAALREAGADPCQVTFRALSDHFDADRWAADVRWQAAQEFGPAQAVALVGFEKDASTAYLRWFPGWSRLPVPEVPGLNATDTRAALFEGLPLPPSLPESVRAFLTRFALTPAFARLHAEWQAVRQLQAALPVGAYLHEERWVRLTAQHIWLQTRTQAIGRGLWELPGRVLSPGVQLGAVADAVFDHPARSLVAHTTAHVYRADPPPEPRYAASRPVPLTTALARPRRFFEDHHVILGRFLEDADF; from the coding sequence ATGAGTGCCGATGGCCCGCGTGTCATCAGCAAGGTAAATGCTGGAGTGCCTGCCGTCTTCGTGGGCCGGTTTCAGCCGCCGCACGCCGCACATGTCGCCACCATCGTTCAGGCGCTGGGGCAAGCGCCACGAGTGCTGGTGTTGGTGGGCAGCGCCAATCTGGCCCGCAGCATCCGCAACCCCTTCAGCGCCCCCGAACGTGCCCAGATGCTGCGCGCGGCCCTCAGGGAAGCGGGAGCCGATCCCTGTCAGGTCACGTTCCGCGCCTTGTCAGACCACTTTGATGCAGATCGCTGGGCCGCCGATGTGCGCTGGCAGGCTGCGCAGGAGTTCGGCCCGGCTCAGGCTGTGGCGCTGGTCGGCTTTGAAAAGGATGCGAGCACCGCCTATCTGCGCTGGTTTCCCGGTTGGTCGCGTCTGCCCGTGCCCGAAGTGCCGGGTCTGAACGCCACCGATACTCGCGCCGCCCTGTTTGAGGGCTTGCCCCTGCCCCCCAGTCTTCCCGAATCGGTGCGGGCTTTCCTGACCAGATTCGCCCTCACCCCGGCCTTTGCCCGCCTGCACGCCGAATGGCAGGCTGTCCGGCAACTTCAGGCGGCCCTGCCAGTCGGGGCGTACTTGCACGAGGAGCGCTGGGTGCGCCTGACCGCCCAGCACATCTGGCTTCAGACCCGCACTCAGGCGATTGGGCGCGGCCTGTGGGAGTTGCCGGGGCGGGTGCTTTCGCCGGGGGTTCAGCTGGGGGCCGTGGCCGACGCTGTGTTTGATCACCCGGCCCGGTCACTGGTGGCGCACACCACCGCCCACGTCTACCGGGCCGATCCGCCGCCCGAACCACGCTACGCCGCCTCGCGTCCGGTTCCCCTGACCACTGCTTTGGCCCGCCCACGACGCTTTTTTGAGGATCATCACGTTATTCTGGGCCGGTTTCTGGAGGACGCAGACTTCTGA
- a CDS encoding HAD family phosphatase has protein sequence MKPEIDAVLFDLDGVLVDSELLAANVWVDLLAEHGLTMNRENFMARAVGTTHAALFDWLSTDHGWQRPDTFTDVMDARLAAAFQAVPAIEGARETLDALNAAGLPFAVASNSERTRLHLKLASAGLAELVGQHAYDPASVGGRGKPQPDLYLHAAAQLGVTPERCVVIEDSATGVLAGVAAGAAVWGLLAGGHAHPSGAAALTAAGASRILHTHQELRAALGLGASV, from the coding sequence ATGAAGCCCGAAATCGACGCCGTGCTATTCGATCTGGACGGCGTGCTGGTAGACAGCGAACTGTTGGCCGCCAACGTCTGGGTCGATCTGCTGGCCGAGCATGGCCTGACCATGAACCGCGAGAACTTTATGGCGCGGGCGGTGGGCACCACGCATGCCGCCCTCTTTGATTGGCTGTCCACCGATCACGGCTGGCAGCGCCCCGACACCTTTACAGACGTGATGGATGCGCGGTTGGCGGCGGCGTTTCAGGCCGTGCCCGCCATAGAGGGAGCGCGGGAAACGCTGGACGCCCTGAACGCGGCGGGGCTGCCTTTTGCCGTTGCCAGCAACAGCGAACGCACCCGCCTGCATCTGAAATTGGCGTCGGCGGGACTAGCCGAATTGGTGGGCCAGCACGCCTATGACCCGGCCAGCGTGGGCGGACGCGGCAAGCCCCAGCCAGATTTGTACTTGCACGCCGCCGCACAGTTAGGCGTAACGCCAGAACGTTGCGTGGTGATAGAAGACAGCGCCACAGGTGTACTGGCCGGAGTCGCGGCGGGCGCAGCAGTCTGGGGCCTGTTGGCGGGCGGCCATGCTCACCCCAGCGGCGCGGCGGCCCTGACCGCAGCGGGGGCCAGCCGGATTCTGCACACGCACCAGGAGTTGCGGGCGGCGTTGGGGTTGGGAGCCTCCGTCTAA
- a CDS encoding SDR family oxidoreductase has translation MSRKKTSLKRLLPRRLLLVAGLAALVGRRALNTPADLTGKSVLITGGSRGLGLALGREFAARGAHLTLMARDALELDRAAADLRGRGARVITVVGDVTVDADIARALDAAEAEYGRLDVLANVAGIIQTGPLANMTEADFREIMEINTFGPLKMTRAALPLLRAVRGRVLLVASVGGKVGIPHLAPYSVSKFALVGLGQVLRAELAQEGITVTTVCPGLMQTGSARNATVKGQHAREYALFATLDNLPVISMAAPEAARRMVNATVRGDAEAMIGGPAVLLRTAQAIAPQLTADLMALGNRFLPRPTPSDRGVMGKHAESQITQKNPIKRAAEAEFNE, from the coding sequence ATGAGCCGCAAGAAGACTTCCCTCAAACGACTCTTGCCCAGGCGGTTGCTCTTGGTCGCTGGGCTGGCTGCCCTGGTGGGTCGCCGCGCCCTGAACACGCCCGCAGACCTGACCGGAAAATCGGTGCTGATCACGGGCGGATCGCGGGGGCTGGGGCTGGCGCTGGGCCGCGAATTTGCCGCACGGGGCGCACACCTGACCTTGATGGCCCGCGACGCCTTAGAGCTCGACCGCGCCGCCGCCGACCTGAGGGGCCGGGGTGCCCGCGTGATCACGGTGGTGGGAGACGTGACGGTAGACGCCGACATTGCCCGCGCTCTGGACGCCGCCGAAGCCGAATACGGACGGCTGGACGTGCTGGCGAATGTGGCAGGCATCATCCAGACCGGGCCGCTGGCGAACATGACCGAGGCCGATTTCCGCGAGATCATGGAAATCAATACTTTTGGGCCGCTGAAAATGACCCGCGCCGCGCTGCCCTTGCTCCGGGCCGTGCGGGGGCGGGTGCTGCTGGTGGCCTCGGTGGGCGGCAAGGTGGGCATTCCGCACCTCGCGCCGTATTCGGTCAGCAAGTTTGCGCTGGTAGGACTGGGGCAGGTGTTGCGGGCAGAACTGGCACAGGAAGGCATCACCGTAACCACCGTCTGCCCCGGCCTGATGCAGACCGGAAGCGCCCGCAACGCCACCGTGAAGGGCCAGCACGCCCGCGAATACGCTCTGTTTGCCACTCTGGACAACTTACCCGTGATCTCTATGGCCGCCCCCGAAGCCGCCCGCCGCATGGTGAATGCCACCGTGCGCGGCGACGCTGAAGCCATGATCGGTGGGCCAGCCGTGCTGCTGCGAACCGCGCAGGCCATTGCTCCGCAACTCACCGCCGATCTGATGGCTCTGGGCAACCGTTTTTTGCCCCGGCCTACGCCCAGTGACCGGGGTGTGATGGGCAAACATGCCGAGAGCCAGATCACCCAGAAGAACCCGATCAAGCGGGCGGCAGAGGCCGAATTTAACGAGTAG
- a CDS encoding ferritin-like domain-containing protein, whose protein sequence is MTHLDLQTEQIPAADQTSMNRRSLLGALGKAGLGAAAFGALGSTSLAAPAKNIDADVLNFALNLEYLEAAFYLAAVGRINELRAIGGDAEIRLPAGLDRTTGMQFKDSTVQAFARDIAEDELAHVKLLYGALGKGAVRRPVLDLSAAFNAAGQAASGGAIKGFNPYANDLFFLHGAFIFEDVGVTAYNGAATLITNPSFLQAAAGILAVEAYHAGAIRALLYQQRQVTAAAGLYVGQVVGAISNLRGKVGGGKDAGLSDARGAIIAPTDKNAVAYARSTREVLNIVYLAPNASKGGFFPNGLNGSIK, encoded by the coding sequence ATGACCCACCTTGACCTTCAGACCGAACAGATTCCCGCCGCCGACCAGACCTCTATGAACCGCCGCAGCCTGCTCGGAGCGTTGGGCAAGGCCGGATTGGGCGCTGCCGCATTTGGGGCGCTGGGTTCGACCAGCCTCGCCGCGCCCGCCAAAAACATAGACGCCGACGTGCTGAACTTTGCGCTGAACCTCGAATACCTCGAAGCCGCGTTCTATCTGGCCGCCGTGGGCCGCATCAACGAACTGCGTGCCATCGGCGGAGACGCCGAAATCCGGCTGCCCGCTGGCCTAGACCGCACCACCGGAATGCAGTTCAAGGATTCCACCGTGCAGGCCTTTGCGCGTGATATTGCCGAAGACGAACTGGCCCACGTCAAACTGCTGTACGGAGCCTTGGGCAAGGGAGCCGTCCGCCGCCCCGTCCTCGACCTGAGCGCCGCCTTCAATGCCGCTGGGCAGGCCGCCAGTGGTGGGGCCATCAAGGGCTTCAACCCCTACGCCAACGATCTGTTTTTCCTGCACGGCGCGTTTATTTTTGAAGATGTGGGCGTCACGGCCTACAACGGCGCGGCCACGCTCATCACCAACCCTTCCTTCCTTCAGGCCGCTGCCGGAATCTTGGCCGTGGAGGCCTACCACGCCGGAGCCATTCGCGCCCTGCTGTACCAACAGCGTCAGGTCACGGCGGCGGCGGGCCTGTACGTGGGGCAGGTCGTGGGGGCCATCAGCAATCTGCGCGGCAAGGTCGGCGGCGGCAAGGATGCGGGCCTCAGCGACGCGAGAGGAGCCATCATCGCGCCCACCGACAAGAACGCTGTGGCTTATGCCCGCAGCACCCGCGAAGTGCTGAACATCGTGTACCTCGCGCCCAACGCCAGCAAGGGTGGCTTCTTCCCCAATGGTCTGAACGGCAGCATCAAGTAA
- a CDS encoding PadR family transcriptional regulator, which yields MLIYDMPRSPNSSPHTRAVLQTLLHTHPAPMHGYDLSKATDLKSGTLYPILKRLHEQGHLNAEWEASPHPGKPPRHIYTLTASGISLAQEQPEGAASFKGALT from the coding sequence ATGTTGATATACGATATGCCCCGCTCTCCCAACTCCAGCCCTCATACCCGCGCCGTGCTGCAGACGCTGTTGCACACGCACCCCGCACCCATGCACGGCTACGATCTCAGCAAAGCCACCGACCTCAAAAGTGGCACGCTGTACCCGATCTTGAAACGGCTGCATGAGCAGGGGCACCTGAACGCCGAATGGGAAGCCTCGCCGCATCCCGGCAAACCGCCCCGGCACATCTACACCCTGACCGCCAGCGGAATAAGCCTTGCGCAGGAGCAGCCGGAGGGGGCAGCCTCTTTCAAAGGAGCGTTGACATGA
- a CDS encoding nicotinate phosphoribosyltransferase, which yields MPSLSPLLTDLYQLNMMQGYHHHGLHTHEAVFDLYFRRLPFEGGYAVWAGLEPLMDTLQDLRFAEADLAYLDTLNLFSPAFLSALRGWRFSGQIEAFREGRVVFAHEPLLTVTAPLWEAQLIETMLLNTLNFQTLVATKAARCVQAAQASPYGGQVVEFGARRAQGPDGAVSAARAAFVGGATGTSNVEAGRQFGLPVTGTHAHAWVESFPTELAAFRAYASLYPDSTTLLLDTVDTLRSGLPNALTVARELREQGHELRGVRLDSGDLAYLSRHIRAALDEAGFGGVQIVASNDLSESVIAGVIAEGGRIDVYGVGTQLATAGGRGGGALGGVFKLAALQGVPKMKLTGDPAKSSLPGSKHVWRATDEAGTLMLDVLTLGEKPQVGQRVSDPTNPLRATVLEASVQWANAREVVMRDGRRTFAPESLRAVQARAQAELACLPAGTRRPLNPHTYRVSLGGDVAALRDQVAEGLRGHLGQ from the coding sequence ATGCCTTCTCTGTCGCCGTTGCTGACCGACCTGTACCAGCTGAACATGATGCAGGGCTACCACCATCACGGGCTGCACACCCACGAGGCGGTGTTCGATCTGTATTTCCGCCGCCTGCCCTTCGAGGGCGGGTACGCGGTCTGGGCCGGATTGGAACCCCTGATGGATACGCTGCAAGACCTGCGTTTTGCCGAAGCCGATCTGGCCTACCTGGACACGCTGAACCTGTTTTCCCCCGCTTTTCTGTCCGCCTTGCGGGGCTGGCGCTTCAGTGGGCAGATCGAGGCTTTCCGCGAGGGCCGGGTGGTGTTTGCGCACGAACCTCTGCTGACCGTGACCGCGCCCCTCTGGGAAGCGCAATTGATCGAAACCATGCTGCTCAACACCCTGAATTTTCAGACGTTGGTGGCGACGAAAGCGGCCCGCTGCGTGCAGGCGGCGCAGGCCAGCCCCTACGGCGGTCAGGTGGTGGAATTCGGCGCGAGGCGGGCGCAGGGGCCGGATGGCGCGGTCAGCGCGGCGCGGGCGGCCTTTGTGGGCGGCGCGACTGGAACCAGCAACGTGGAGGCGGGGCGGCAATTCGGGCTGCCCGTCACAGGCACCCATGCCCACGCCTGGGTCGAAAGCTTTCCCACCGAACTCGCTGCTTTCCGCGCCTATGCCAGCCTTTATCCAGACAGCACCACCCTGCTGCTCGATACTGTGGATACCCTCCGCAGCGGCCTGCCCAACGCCCTGACCGTGGCCCGTGAACTGCGCGAACAGGGCCACGAGTTGCGCGGCGTGCGGCTGGACAGCGGCGATCTGGCTTATCTGTCGCGCCACATCCGGGCGGCGCTGGACGAGGCGGGGTTTGGAGGGGTGCAGATTGTGGCCAGCAACGATCTGTCGGAGTCGGTGATCGCCGGAGTGATTGCCGAGGGGGGCCGAATCGATGTGTACGGCGTGGGAACGCAACTGGCGACGGCGGGCGGCAGAGGCGGCGGCGCGCTGGGCGGCGTGTTCAAACTGGCAGCGCTGCAAGGCGTTCCCAAAATGAAGCTGACGGGCGACCCGGCCAAGTCCAGTCTGCCGGGGTCGAAGCACGTCTGGCGGGCCACCGATGAGGCAGGCACCCTGATGCTGGATGTGCTGACGCTTGGAGAGAAGCCGCAAGTGGGTCAGCGGGTCAGCGATCCCACCAACCCGCTGCGAGCAACGGTTCTGGAGGCCAGTGTGCAGTGGGCCAATGCCCGTGAGGTGGTCATGCGGGACGGTCGGCGCACCTTCGCACCTGAGTCGCTGCGGGCCGTGCAGGCGCGTGCCCAGGCCGAACTGGCCTGTCTGCCTGCGGGCACGCGCCGCCCGCTGAATCCACACACCTACCGCGTCAGCCTGGGCGGCGATGTGGCGGCCCTGCGGGATCAGGTCGCGGAAGGCCTGCGCGGTCATCTGGGCCAATGA
- a CDS encoding MFS transporter, whose protein sequence is MTQPSARSPVAAPPAVAVDAALDQLGLGRFQWRLLLICGLTWAADAMEVLLMGFALPGISVEFGLARGSADATMLLTATFAGMLVGALFWGWLADRIGRRTVFLITVMLGVVFGLLGAVSPTVALLVVARFLTGFAIGGTLPVDYSMMAEFVPTAWRGRFLVYLESFWALGTVLVAALAWWLSTVFPPQEAWRWLLAAAALPGLIGLVARFGIPDSPRSLLSRGKPAEARAALMRVAQVNGAVLPDVPLLAPPPAPPVTPAALFRGAMRRRTVLLALVWFGLSLGYYGIFSWLPSFLRAQGLDLGAVYRTSLLLALAQIPGYVLAAYLVERIGRRATLVGYLAASAVGAYLFLLAGTPGAVLATSAALSFALLGAWGALYAYTPELFPTPLRTTGMGFVSGMARLASVLSPSVGAMLLTGNLSVALTLFAVCFALAAICAWAIGVETRGQRLPEAVV, encoded by the coding sequence ATGACCCAACCCTCAGCTCGTTCGCCTGTAGCCGCTCCCCCGGCTGTGGCGGTAGACGCCGCTCTAGACCAGCTTGGCCTGGGCCGATTCCAGTGGAGACTGCTGCTGATCTGTGGCCTGACCTGGGCCGCCGACGCCATGGAAGTGCTGCTGATGGGCTTCGCGCTGCCCGGCATTAGTGTGGAATTCGGGTTGGCGCGGGGTTCGGCAGACGCCACGATGTTGCTGACCGCCACGTTTGCGGGAATGCTGGTGGGCGCCCTGTTCTGGGGCTGGTTGGCCGACCGGATCGGGCGGCGCACCGTATTTCTGATCACGGTCATGCTGGGCGTGGTCTTTGGACTGCTCGGCGCAGTGTCGCCCACCGTGGCCCTGCTGGTCGTGGCCCGCTTTCTCACCGGATTTGCCATCGGGGGCACGCTGCCCGTGGACTATTCGATGATGGCTGAATTTGTGCCGACAGCCTGGCGCGGGCGATTTTTGGTGTATCTGGAGTCGTTCTGGGCGCTGGGCACGGTGCTGGTGGCGGCGCTGGCATGGTGGCTTAGCACCGTGTTTCCTCCTCAGGAGGCGTGGCGCTGGCTGCTGGCCGCCGCTGCCCTGCCGGGACTGATCGGTCTGGTGGCCCGCTTCGGCATCCCCGATTCCCCGCGCTCGCTGCTGAGCCGGGGCAAGCCCGCCGAAGCCCGGGCCGCTCTGATGCGGGTGGCCCAGGTCAACGGGGCCGTGTTGCCCGATGTGCCGTTGCTGGCTCCACCGCCTGCGCCCCCGGTCACGCCTGCCGCGCTGTTCCGGGGAGCCATGCGCCGCCGCACCGTCCTGCTGGCGCTCGTCTGGTTTGGCCTGAGTCTGGGGTATTACGGTATTTTTTCGTGGCTGCCCAGTTTCCTGCGGGCACAGGGTCTCGATCTGGGCGCGGTCTACCGCACATCGCTTCTGCTGGCCCTGGCCCAGATTCCGGGTTATGTGCTGGCCGCTTACCTCGTCGAGCGGATTGGCCGCCGCGCCACCCTGGTCGGCTATCTGGCCGCAAGTGCAGTTGGGGCTTACCTGTTTTTGCTGGCGGGCACACCGGGAGCGGTGCTGGCGACTTCTGCCGCCCTGTCGTTTGCGCTGCTGGGCGCTTGGGGTGCGCTGTACGCCTATACCCCCGAACTGTTTCCCACGCCGCTGCGAACCACGGGCATGGGTTTTGTCAGCGGCATGGCCCGGTTGGCCAGTGTGCTGTCGCCCAGCGTGGGGGCCATGCTTCTGACCGGGAATCTGAGCGTGGCCCTGACCCTGTTCGCCGTCTGTTTTGCGCTGGCTGCCATCTGTGCCTGGGCCATCGGGGTAGAAACGCGGGGTCAGCGCCTGCCGGAAGCCGTGGTATGA
- a CDS encoding histidine triad nucleotide-binding protein yields MTANRGRTIFERIIDREIPAEIVFEDEDFIAIRDIAPKAPIHLLVIPKRHTERVDDITDAAEMGRLWLTAVKVAREQADDYRFVVNCGEGGGQVVFHTHIHILAGWQTGPESDTE; encoded by the coding sequence ATGACCGCCAACCGTGGACGCACCATTTTTGAGCGAATTATTGACCGCGAGATTCCGGCGGAAATCGTGTTCGAGGACGAAGATTTTATTGCCATTCGGGATATTGCGCCCAAAGCGCCGATTCATCTGTTGGTGATTCCCAAGCGGCATACCGAGCGCGTGGACGACATTACCGACGCCGCCGAAATGGGCCGCCTGTGGCTGACGGCGGTGAAGGTGGCCCGCGAGCAGGCCGACGATTACCGCTTCGTGGTGAACTGCGGCGAGGGCGGCGGGCAGGTGGTGTTTCATACCCACATTCACATTCTGGCGGGCTGGCAAACCGGGCCAGAGAGCGACACCGAATGA
- the nadE gene encoding ammonia-dependent NAD(+) synthetase, protein MPDTLSRQRHIARELHVQSGIDPAAEVQRRVDFMAAYLNSSGAFGFVLGISGGQDSTLAGRLCQLAAEQVRAAGGTCSFLAVRLPYGVQADEADAQTSLNFIRPDRCVTVNIQPAAEASAQAAADALGLPLRDFVRGNIKARERMTAQYALAGQEGLLVVGTDHAAEAVTGFFTKYGDGGVDLTPLTGLTKRQGAALLQHLGAPESTWRKVPTADLEDDRPGLPDEVALGLTYTQIDDYLEGHEVGGDVSAKLERLYRQTGHKRTVPVTPFDHWWRAQE, encoded by the coding sequence ATGCCCGACACCCTGTCCCGGCAACGCCACATTGCGCGTGAACTTCACGTTCAGTCCGGCATCGACCCCGCTGCGGAAGTCCAGCGCCGTGTAGATTTTATGGCCGCCTATCTGAACAGCTCCGGGGCGTTCGGCTTCGTGCTGGGCATCAGCGGCGGGCAGGACAGCACCCTGGCGGGCCGTCTGTGCCAACTGGCCGCCGAGCAGGTTCGGGCGGCGGGCGGCACCTGCTCTTTTCTGGCCGTGCGGCTGCCCTACGGCGTGCAGGCCGATGAAGCCGACGCCCAGACCTCGCTGAATTTTATTCGGCCTGACCGCTGCGTGACCGTGAATATCCAGCCCGCAGCAGAGGCCAGCGCCCAGGCCGCCGCCGACGCTCTGGGGCTGCCCCTGCGGGACTTTGTTCGCGGCAACATCAAGGCCCGCGAACGCATGACCGCGCAGTACGCGCTGGCTGGGCAGGAAGGACTGTTGGTGGTGGGGACCGACCACGCCGCCGAAGCTGTGACCGGGTTTTTTACCAAGTACGGCGACGGCGGCGTAGACCTGACGCCCCTCACCGGGCTGACCAAACGGCAGGGAGCCGCGCTGCTTCAGCATTTAGGCGCACCGGAAAGCACCTGGCGCAAGGTGCCGACTGCGGATCTGGAGGATGACCGCCCCGGTCTGCCCGACGAGGTGGCGCTGGGCCTCACCTACACCCAGATCGACGATTATCTGGAGGGCCACGAAGTGGGGGGGGACGTGTCGGCCAAATTAGAGCGCCTGTACAGGCAAACCGGGCACAAGCGCACCGTGCCTGTAACCCCGTTTGACCATTGGTGGCGGGCGCAGGAGTAA